In one window of Echeneis naucrates chromosome 17, fEcheNa1.1, whole genome shotgun sequence DNA:
- the LOC115057727 gene encoding immunoglobulin lambda-1 light chain-like yields the protein MLLLPAAALCCLCSAMVATAAEELIQDQLSLTRRVGQSASFPCENTQGCYNDYVYWYQKKETFTLILLFDTSTGAVYKGYNHPQEDDFSAVNIQNGCELKIDKVKLSHSASYYCSCLKRDPHISVTVGGNWYLIFGSGTKLYVTDEPVVKPVVSVYPAASRAHLEGKSSLLCLASAMSPPLVQFSWKRQKEDGPLEELPPAEGEQLQLTQLGRGRSAAILTVRQPESATYKYICSVRHEGGTAEGPTQQEVPAPAASCPPETEPAVLAAQQQADLLPLDPLQPQSRVKLLCLLYTVLIVKSLVYCCGLSLLMSLRDDGPSTNYTD from the exons ATGCTTCTcctcccagctgctgctctgtgctgtctgtgttcag CCATGGTTGCCAcggcagcagaggagctgattCAGGACCAGTTATCATTGACCAGGAGAGTTGGTCAGTCAGCCTCTTTCCCCTGTGAAAATACTCAGGGGTGTTACAATGATTATGTTTACTGGTaccagaagaaagaaacattcacTCTGATTCTGCTTTTTGATACGAGTACTGGTGCTGTATATAAAGGTTATAATCATCCTCAGGAAGATGATTTCTCAGCTGTTAATATCCAGAACGGCTGTGAGTTGAAGATCGACAAAGTTAAACTCTCTCATTCAGCCTCCTactactgcagctgtctgaagCGTGATCCCCACA tctctgtcactgtgggaggaaactggtaCCTCATCTTTGGCTCTGGAACTAAACTGTATGTAACAG ATGAGCCGGTAGTGAAGCCCGTGGTGAGCGTGTACCCGGCAGCATCCAGAGCCCACCTGGAGGGGAAGAGCTCCCTGCTGTGTCTGGCCTCAGCcatgtctcctcctctggtccAGTTCTCCtggaaaagacagaaggaggacgGTCCTCTGGAGGAGCTGCCCCCTGCCGAgggagagcagctgcagctcacacagTTGGGACGGGGACGCTCCGCCGCCATCTTGACCGTCCGTCAGCCAGAGAGCGCCACGTATAAATACATCTGCTCCGTCAGGCACGAGGGCGGCACAGCGGAGGGCCCGACACAACAAG aggttccagctccagcagcctcctGTCCTCCAGAGACAGAGCCAGCAGTCCTGGCAGCTCAGCAGCAAGCTGACT tgcttcCCCTGGATCCTCTCCAGCCTCAGAGCAGGGTgaagctgctctgtctgctctacACAGTGCTGATAGTGAAGAGTCTGGTGTACTGCTGTGGACTCTCTCTGCTGATGAGCCTCAGAGACGACGGACCGTCCACCAACtacactgactga
- the LOC115057728 gene encoding immunoglobulin lambda-1 light chain-like: protein MLLLPAAALCCLCSAMVATAAEELIQDQLSLTRRVGQSASFTCENTQGCYNDYVFWYQKKETFTLILRIKRSDGAVGKRYNHPQEDDFSAVNIQNGCELKIDKVKLSHSASYYCICEKDDPHISVTVGGNGYLIFGSGTKLYVTDEPVVKPVVSVYPAASRAHLEGKSSLLCLASAMSPPLVQFSWKRQKEDGPLEELPPAEGEQLQLTQLGRGRSAAILTVRQPENATYKYICSVRHEGGTAEGPTQQEVPAPAASCPPETEPAVLAAQQQADLLPLDPLQPQSRVKLLCLLYTVLIVKSLVYCCGLSLLMSLRDDGPSTNYTD from the exons ATGCTTCTcctcccagctgctgctctgtgctgtctgtgttcag CCATGGTTGCCAcggcagcagaggagctgattCAGGACCAGTTATCATTGACCAGGAGAGTTGGTCAGTCAGCCTCTTTCACCTGTGAAAATACTCAGGGGTGTTACAATGATTATGTTTTCTGGTaccagaagaaagaaacattcacTCTGATTCTCCGTATTAAAAGGAGTGATGGTGCTGTAGGTAAACGTTATAATCATCCTCAGGAAGATGATTTCTCAGCTGTTAATATCCAGAACGGCTGTGAGTTGAAGATCGACAAAGTTAAACTCTCTCATTCAGCCTCCTACTACTGCATCTGTGAGAAGGATGATCCCCACA tctctgtcactgtgggaggaaacggGTACCTCATCTTTGGCTCTGGAACTAAACTGTATGTAACAG ATGAGCCGGTAGTGAAGCCCGTGGTGAGCGTGTACCCGGCAGCATCCAGAGCCCACCTGGAGGGGAAGAGCTCCCTGCTGTGTCTGGCCTCAGCcatgtctcctcctctggtccAGTTCTCCtggaaaagacagaaggaggacgGTCCTCTGGAGGAGCTGCCCCCTGCCGAgggagagcagctgcagctcacacagTTGGGACGGGGACGCTCCGCCGCCATCTTGACCGTCCGTCAGCCAGAGAACGCCACGTATAAATACATCTGCTCCGTCAGGCACGAGGGCGGCACAGCGGAGGGCCCGACACAACAAG aggttccagctccagcagcctcctGTCCTCCAGAGACAGAGCCAGCAGTCCTGGCAGCTCAGCAGCAAGCTGACT tgcttcCCCTGGATCCTCTCCAGCCTCAGAGCAGGGTgaagctgctctgtctgctctacACAGTGCTGATAGTGAAGAGTCTGGTGTACTGCTGTGGACTCTCTCTGCTGATGAGCCTCAGAGACGACGGACCGTCCACCAACtacactgactga